The Moorena producens PAL-8-15-08-1 genomic interval AGAAAAAAATCAGAGTTTTGTTACTAGTAGCTGGAAACTGTTTATAAAAAAGTTCAGGATTAGGGAGTTGTTCAAAGTCTTGACGATGTAACCCGTTGGGAATGATTATTTGAGGAGGTTTCAGGTTAAGTAACTTGATATTATCAGCTTCAGCTGATGATAGCATTTGGATTACACTGGCACGTTGAAGAACAGGTTTTTCGACTATACTATAGTAAATGCGCTTTTTCCACGCTTTGTAGGAGAGTGCCCAAGGTTCAAGCATTCCTTGAGGATTCATCACGTATGGAATGCCGTAAAGCTGGCAAATCCAGTGAGCAATTAAAGTAGGAATAGAAAAAATAGCTATTGTATGTACTACATCGTAGTGCTTTATTTGTTGAAACAACCATCGAGTCAATGACCAACTCATTTTATAGTCGTTCAATCCCCAATAGGGAAAGTATTGAACTCGATAGTATTTCTCTTTAACCCAGGTATGCAGTGGAACATTTAATCTTGTAGTACCATTAGCATCTGTGGTAACTATATCAACATCAAGGTTATGTTTACCAAGTGCTTGGGCTAATTCAATGGCAATTTTGGATGTTCCACCATAGACATTTCCCAAAGCAGGAATAACAATGAGGATTTTCATTGGTTTCTAGTGTTCTAAAGCGTATTGAACAGCTTGCATCAATCCTTCAGCAAAATAATCAGGTGAGAATTTATGAATATGTTCTAAAGATGCTTTACCCATTTTTTCTAAGTTAATTTCTCCCGAACTCATTTTGAGCATTAATTCGGTAATTTGTTGAGGGTTTTCGGGGTCAAATTCAAAACCGTTAACACCCTCAATTACTAAATCTTCAAAGCAACCGCAGCGGTTAGATACAAGCACTGGTAAACCTGCTGCCATTGCTTCGTTTACTACTAATCCCCACTGCTCTTGGATACTGGCATGGATAAAGTAGTTTGCATGGGCAAAGTATGGTAAGAGTTGATCTTGTTGAAGAAAGCCAGGTAAATGAACGGAGTCTTGTAAATTTAGTTCAGCAATTTGCTGTTCAATTTGCGGACGTAGTTCACCATCACCACATAGAACTAAATCATAAAAAGGTTCTGGAGAAGCTTGGCGATAGTTAACATAGGCCTCCAATAAAGTAAAAAGGTTTTTTTTTGGAACAAATCTATTAACTGCAAGAAAATAATGTCTTTTTAGCGGACTTGGCAATTTTTTAATTATCAAGGGATTCAATGAATCATTTCCTACAACATTGTATCCTAATTTAATGGACTCCGATAACATACCTAGTTTGGCTAGATACCTTTTTTGAGGTTTTCCTCCAACTAACGCGCTATTGTAGCATTTTACAATTTGGCTTTTGATTTTTTCAACAATTAGATTACGTTGAAAATCATCTTCCTTGCTAGCTGATAAAAGAATTGCTTTTTTATTGTTTAAAATGCTCCAAGCTAATGCAGCAAACATAGGAGGTTGGGCATAACCAGCAATAGCAATCACATCTGGATTAATTTGATAAAGTGCTTTAATTAAGCAAGAGATAAGTGATATTGTATTTACTGATTCGAGAGGACGGTCATGCACTAATGTTGTAAACTTTAAAGGTAATTCCTTAAGAGAGGCTCTCCAAGGATAAAGGGCTTCCACTCGCGCTAGCTCAATGCAATTTAAACTCCAGGCTTCTTTTTGACATACTTTATGAAAAGCTTCTAATCTTGCTAAATGATAAGGACCATAATTAGTAAATAGAACAACTATTGAAACCATAAGATATCAAAATATAGCAATTATACGACTTGTGAGGTACAAATTTTTGGTTTTTAGGGAGCAGGGAGCAGCGATGTAGCGCGGTCTTGGGGGTTTCCCCCATGAGCGACTGCATCAAGACGGGAGCAGGGATTAAGCAAGAGCCAAGAGCTAAGAGCCAAGAGTGAAACAATTATGTGTACCTCATGAGTCCTAGAAACGCTATATTAGCATTTTTTTACAAAGGTATAGTTTCCATTACCTTGTGAATAAACCAACTCATAGCCAATGTCAAGCAAACTTTTTACTGATCTTTCAATTCTTTTTTGATATTGATCATTAAGTGGATTACAACACTCATCATATTCAATACAAATAACTTTGATATCAATACAGTCTTCAATTATGGATTCAATGACTTTGTATTATGCTCCTTCTATATCTATTTTGATAAGGTCAATTTTTTTATGACCAATATCTTCCATAATTTGTCGGAGTCTTTTTACTTTAACTTCTATATAATCAGAAGTTTTTTGAAGATTTATAAGAGAGTGAGAAACATGGTCTGGATTTTGTGGAACGTAAAACTTCAACGTATCTTCTTTGTTCCATAGCCCTATTTCAAAAAAATGATATTTAGAATTATTGCCAGCCACTTTTTGGACATACTTGATGGCTCGCGGAGTGGGGTCAAAGGCAAAGACATCGCAACCAAATTGATTAATCAGGCCAATATCAAAGGATATATCTTCACCACATCCAACACAATAACAAATAGAGCTTGCATCAAGTAGGCTAGCTGGAACTACCCAGCCTCCGTACTTTGTTCCAATCTCTTTCAAATCATTTCGATTGTTGATTTTTGTAAGTGATATTTTGTCCCAACCGAACAACCTATAGGCATTATTATATAACTTGTCTACGACCTTACGCGGTATTTGTTGTAACTTCATTTTTATACCTATTTTTTTGACTTTGCAATTAATCAAAATAATCAAAATAAAATTTTTTATTTTGATTATTTTGATTACGGCGGTTTGCATAACTATCAGGTATACAGGATTGTTTTCTATCTTGCCTCTTACCTACTCCCTGCTCTCTGCTCCCTGCTCCCTAAAAAAACAGAACTTTATACCTAACTTAATGGCAAAATACTGTATATGTTTTATATCATTAAATTTATATTTTTTATTGATTTAACTATAATATAAATTATCAGATTATCTATATAATTTGTTTTTATATTTACTTCTTTTTTTATTGAAAACAGGTAATTTAAAATAAGAGATTAGTATACCTATTGCACATAAAGGTATATAGCTTCTATAAGGGTCTCCATGAAAGCTCCATAAACAAGTTGCCTGAATAAATAAAATCACACAAAATAAATTTATAGTCCAATAATCACTATTTTTGTAATAAAAATTAGTACTTAAGTTAATTGTAAAAAAATTTTTAATACACAACAACCCTAAATAAAAAAAAGGAATTGAAAATGTTAGTAAACCTAAGATACCAAGTTCACTTGCTGACTGTAGAAAAGCATTATGTACATTACCCGCCGAATATATACCACCTCCAAAAATTGGATTTTCAATAAAAATACTAATTGCATTGTTATATAATATTACTCTTCCACTAGCTGAATCATCTAATTTTGTATATTCATCACCAAAAAAAATTGATGATATTGTGCCCAGTCTAGAAAATTGGTCTGATACATTTTGCATCCAAAGGTTATCTGCACCCCACAAATTATCAGCAAGATTTGATGACAAAGTAAAAGTTATTAAACTAAATCCCAATAATAGAATAATCAAATTATTAAAAAAAATAGTTTGATTAGTTGTTTTTATGCTTTGATATGAAGGAGATATTTTTAACCAAATCATTGCTATTAGTATTAAAAAAATACTTATACAGCAAAAAATTAAAGCACTTCTAGTTCCGGAAAGGAGGGTAATATAAAAACCTGTTATAAAAGCTAAAACAGAATATATTTTAACGCTTATTTTAACTTTATTTGTAAAAAAAATAATCAAGCTAGTAGTACAACAATAAGCACCTAAGTAACCAGTATTTATAGGATTATTGGATGAACCTGCAACCAGTCTAACACCATCACCGGTAAACGAAGCTGAACCGCTCAATAGTTGAGATAAAAGTAAAATTGAAGTCACCCAAGTTAAGATATTGGTACAATAAAATATTATTTTTATTTGTTTAAACAATAGTGCTCTTGAGATAAATAGAGAAAAACTATAACAAGTAAAATAAATAAATAAAAATTGAGGAATCTGATATTGTTTTGTTGCTAAAGAGTTATAATCAATTATAACTAAACTAAAAAATAATAAATATAAAGTTTCCAATCCGCCTAAAGATAATAATTTTTGTTTATTATCTTTAGCTATCCAAAAACTGCAAACAGTAATTATCAATAATAATATTTGATATAACGCTGTCAGCCACTGTGGCTTGAAATTTATCAAACCAGTAACATAAAAATATAACTGAAATCCCTGAAAATATAAACTAATTGCTAAACATGGTATAAAGTATAATTTTTTTTTATATTTTTCATGATAATAAATAATCCAAAAAAAATATTAATAATTTTATTTATTTAACTCCTATTGACATATGCGAATGTAAAATAGCATCAAAGATATGATTTTTAAAAATTTCATTTTTACTAATCGGTTGTGATTTATCATATAATGGAAGTATAGGTGTATTGCCCATAAACCCAGCCCAAGTACCAAATGTACTGGGTGGAGTCATAACTAAGTCGCATTGTGATAACTCAGCTATACTTTCAACATAATGCCCAGAGGCACCAGCTATACCTGTAGCAAAAACAACATCCAATCCATCAAATTTCATGTGGTATTGTGGCTGATCCGAAGTAACAATAAAACCAACACTACCAAACTCACTGAATAATTTTTTGGCCTCAATTATCCAGTTTATATATTGATTAGTATCAAAAAAAAATCTTCCATTGGCATATTGGCGGTAGTCACCTTGTCTGATTAAAACACCAATTAAAAAATCATAGTTTTTTCTTAATTTTTTAATAAATTCATCAGCGACATTTGTATAAATTGAATTAAATCTTAAATAACTTCTAATCAACGACTGATGTTTTCTAAATAATGACCAACTTCTTATTGGCCATCCACTTAAAAGTGTTATATTTGCTTTTTCAAAAAACTTTATATCGTTCATATTATCTAAAGATAGTTTATCTATTTTTTCATAGCTAGAGAAAGATGACAGTCTTTTATCTCCTACAATGATTGATTGCATACCAGGATCAATAGCAGCGTAAACACATAGTATATCTATTAGATTACTTTTTATTAATTTTGATATTTTATTGGGAAAAAGCCTTAAAAAATTATTTAAATTATCAAAATTTTTACACTTTTCATGACTACTAGGAATTATGCATCTTTTGTCTTCTGATAAATTTTCTAAAAGATGGGCATAAGGCCAAAATGCCATATTAATCAAATCATACTCATTAGAGTGTTCAAGAATAAATGCAATTAAATGACCATAATTAATCAACTGATTTCCAAATCTACCCCCACCTTGAGTAAAAATTATCAGCTTTTTATGTGAGTTCATGTTAATTATTTAAATTTAAAAGTGCTATAATTTAAAAAAATAATACTAATTTTTTTTAGAATTTATTTTTAATCTAAAAGGTGTCAATATTCCTATGATCATAGCGCGAAAATTACTATATATTCTTGGATAAAAAATATCAGAAACAAATGTCATAACTCCAAAGGAAAATATAGTTGCCCATAGAGCACCAATAGATGCATATCTTGGAATCAAAATATAATTGCAAACAATATTGGTAACTGCACCTAATAAACCAGTTATTAATGAATACAAAAATAAACTGTCATTTGCTATAAATAAATTTTTTGCTACACCAAAATTAGTAAAAAATAACCTTATTGAAAAAAGTGGCAATAATTGACTTGCTAGAGTATACTCTTGACCATATAATAGTAAAACTATTGGACGAGAAAAAATGAAAATTGGAACCGCAGTGATGACAAATATAATAAACATTAATCTATATAGATTTGTCAATCTATCGTAATACAATTGGTTACTAATAAGTTTTGATTTTGAGATCACAGGAGCCATAGATTGACAAATAATACCTGGAACAAATGCAACAGCCTCTATTAAACGCATTGCTACAGAATATTGTCCAAGTTCAGATTCATTAATCATTTGTCCTAACATCACCTGATCGATTCTAGATTGAATTATGATGGCAGTTGCAGAAAGTAAAACTGGCCAAGATTCATTAAGTATACTTTTAGCTCTTTGTATATTAAATGACCAAGACTTAAGAGATAATCCAGAAACTCTATAGTTTATAACTAACATTATAGAGCTAATAACAGTTTCTAAGACAAATGCAATTACAAAACCAATTAATGGAGCTTGAACTTTTATTAAAAAAACTTTTAATAAACTTACCAAACAGTATGCTGTTATTTTACTGATCGCTACATACTTTGACTTAATTTGCGATTGGAACCAAAAATCAATAGCTTCAAATGCATTAACTATTTTGCCGACTGCTATGATTCCAATTAAAACGTGAAATAATGTATCTCCGGGGCGAAGATACATGATTATACTTAATGCTAGAAAAAAACTAATTATTGCACCAATTAATTTAAGTATAAATGTAGTGCCTAGGATTTCATTCATGGAACTAGGTTGACGAACAATGTCTCGCACTACAATGTTCGGTAAGCCTAAATGAAAAAGAGGAGCAAATAAATCTACAAATGATAATGCATAAATATAAATTCCAAACTCCTCAACTCCTAAGTATCTAGCTAACCAAATTCCTACAAAAAGCTCTAATACTATACGGATTGCTCTTTGTGCAACTAACCACGAACTATTCTTTAATACTTTTTTGACATTTGGGTTATAATGTTGAAGTTTAACAACTAATCGTTTTAACATTATCAATATAAATTACTTGTTTTTGGGAGCGTTTTTATTTTTTTATAAGATAACAAATATTCAAAAAGTAGCGCCACTAAAGTTATAGATTTTTTTAGTATGTACATTTAATTTTGTTATGTTTACTCCCTACTCCACACTCCCTGCTTCCTAAAATCCAAGAATTTGTTCCTTACCAAATTTAAAATTGTTA includes:
- a CDS encoding flippase; the encoded protein is MLKRLVVKLQHYNPNVKKVLKNSSWLVAQRAIRIVLELFVGIWLARYLGVEEFGIYIYALSFVDLFAPLFHLGLPNIVVRDIVRQPSSMNEILGTTFILKLIGAIISFFLALSIIMYLRPGDTLFHVLIGIIAVGKIVNAFEAIDFWFQSQIKSKYVAISKITAYCLVSLLKVFLIKVQAPLIGFVIAFVLETVISSIMLVINYRVSGLSLKSWSFNIQRAKSILNESWPVLLSATAIIIQSRIDQVMLGQMINESELGQYSVAMRLIEAVAFVPGIICQSMAPVISKSKLISNQLYYDRLTNLYRLMFIIFVITAVPIFIFSRPIVLLLYGQEYTLASQLLPLFSIRLFFTNFGVAKNLFIANDSLFLYSLITGLLGAVTNIVCNYILIPRYASIGALWATIFSFGVMTFVSDIFYPRIYSNFRAMIIGILTPFRLKINSKKN
- a CDS encoding FkbM family methyltransferase, yielding MQTAVIKIIKIKNFILIILINCKVKKIGIKMKLQQIPRKVVDKLYNNAYRLFGWDKISLTKINNRNDLKEIGTKYGGWVVPASLLDASSICYCVGCGEDISFDIGLINQFGCDVFAFDPTPRAIKYVQKVAGNNSKYHFFEIGLWNKEDTLKFYVPQNPDHVSHSLINLQKTSDYIEVKVKRLRQIMEDIGHKKIDLIKIDIEGA
- a CDS encoding glycosyltransferase; this encodes MKILIVIPALGNVYGGTSKIAIELAQALGKHNLDVDIVTTDANGTTRLNVPLHTWVKEKYYRVQYFPYWGLNDYKMSWSLTRWLFQQIKHYDVVHTIAIFSIPTLIAHWICQLYGIPYVMNPQGMLEPWALSYKAWKKRIYYSIVEKPVLQRASVIQMLSSAEADNIKLLNLKPPQIIIPNGLHRQDFEQLPNPELFYKQFPATSNKTLIFFLGRIDPKKGLDLLATAFGKIHSKFSDTHLIIAGPDNIGFLPTAKDYFANAGCLDAVTFTGMLTGSLKSAALAAASIYVAPSYSEGFSMSVLEGMASGLPCVITTGCNFPEAATAKAAHIVDIDANAISEALIKCLKAPQEAQEMGVRARKFILENYTWDRIATKMIEAYTSIINKNLVSP
- a CDS encoding O-antigen ligase family protein, whose product is MIITVCSFWIAKDNKQKLLSLGGLETLYLLFFSLVIIDYNSLATKQYQIPQFLFIYFTCYSFSLFISRALLFKQIKIIFYCTNILTWVTSILLLSQLLSGSASFTGDGVRLVAGSSNNPINTGYLGAYCCTTSLIIFFTNKVKISVKIYSVLAFITGFYITLLSGTRSALIFCCISIFLILIAMIWLKISPSYQSIKTTNQTIFFNNLIILLLGFSLITFTLSSNLADNLWGADNLWMQNVSDQFSRLGTISSIFFGDEYTKLDDSASGRVILYNNAISIFIENPIFGGGIYSAGNVHNAFLQSASELGILGLLTFSIPFFYLGLLCIKNFFTINLSTNFYYKNSDYWTINLFCVILFIQATCLWSFHGDPYRSYIPLCAIGILISYFKLPVFNKKRSKYKNKLYR
- a CDS encoding glycosyltransferase, with amino-acid sequence MVSIVVLFTNYGPYHLARLEAFHKVCQKEAWSLNCIELARVEALYPWRASLKELPLKFTTLVHDRPLESVNTISLISCLIKALYQINPDVIAIAGYAQPPMFAALAWSILNNKKAILLSASKEDDFQRNLIVEKIKSQIVKCYNSALVGGKPQKRYLAKLGMLSESIKLGYNVVGNDSLNPLIIKKLPSPLKRHYFLAVNRFVPKKNLFTLLEAYVNYRQASPEPFYDLVLCGDGELRPQIEQQIAELNLQDSVHLPGFLQQDQLLPYFAHANYFIHASIQEQWGLVVNEAMAAGLPVLVSNRCGCFEDLVIEGVNGFEFDPENPQQITELMLKMSSGEINLEKMGKASLEHIHKFSPDYFAEGLMQAVQYALEH
- a CDS encoding alpha-1,2-fucosyltransferase — translated: MNSHKKLIIFTQGGGRFGNQLINYGHLIAFILEHSNEYDLINMAFWPYAHLLENLSEDKRCIIPSSHEKCKNFDNLNNFLRLFPNKISKLIKSNLIDILCVYAAIDPGMQSIIVGDKRLSSFSSYEKIDKLSLDNMNDIKFFEKANITLLSGWPIRSWSLFRKHQSLIRSYLRFNSIYTNVADEFIKKLRKNYDFLIGVLIRQGDYRQYANGRFFFDTNQYINWIIEAKKLFSEFGSVGFIVTSDQPQYHMKFDGLDVVFATGIAGASGHYVESIAELSQCDLVMTPPSTFGTWAGFMGNTPILPLYDKSQPISKNEIFKNHIFDAILHSHMSIGVK